The Candidatus Omnitrophota bacterium genome contains the following window.
TATATTTGGTATTTTTCTTGTGATTACCGGCATAAAGATGGCGATTGAAAAAGACAAAGAGATCCATCCTGAGAATAGCCCGGTCCTTCGTTTATTCAACCGTGTTATCCGGGTGACCCCGGGGTTTGAGGAAGGGAAGTTTTTTGTGCGCAGAGAACAGGTGTTGTTTGCTACGCCGCTGTTTGTAGTCTTGGTCCTTATTGAGACGACCGATGTTATTTTTGCTACTGATTCTATCCCCGCAGTCCTTGCTATTACTCAGAAGCCGTTTATCGTGTATACTTCTAATGTCTTTGCGATCCTCGGGCTGCGCGCCTTGTATTTTGCGCTTTCCGGTATCATGCAATTATTCCATCATTTGCACTATGGTTTGTCTGCGATTCTTGTGTTTGTGGGCATAAAGATGCTTGTTGCCGATATTTTTAAGATTCCAGTCGGTGTGTCGCTTTCGGTAATTGTGGCCATACTTGCTATTTCAATCGCTGCTTCATTGCGTTGGCCGAAGCAAGGGAAGCTTTTTAATTAAAACGGAAAGTTTTATTTTATGAGAAAATTAACTTACGTTTCATTATACTTAATTTATTTACTGCTAGCTATAGTTTTAGTTGATTATTTTCTTTACCGCATTTACCTTCATAAATTAAATAAAGATGCGCCTTGCGTGAGTTTGCTTTCCGCCATAAAAAACGTTGATGGCCTTACAAAGTCAAGGTTAGGATTTATTTCAACAGATAAAAAAAGCTCTTTTGTAAATTTCAATGAAAAGAAAGAAAGGGGTATTATACGGATAGGCTGTTTCGGTGATTCATTTACACATGGCGATGAAGTTGGCTCCGATCAGGATTACCCAAGTATTTTGCAGGATATTTTTATCAAGGCCGGAAAAAATAATGTTGAAGTAATCAATTTTGGAACCCAGTGGTATGGCTTTAGCCAGTCATTTATGATGTGGAAATATGTTGGTATAAAATATGGCCTGGATTACATTTTATTAGGGCCCGGGATGTTTGATGATATTGAGAGAGAAACATCATTTAACCATACGATGAATACTAAAGCGCAAAATATTTATTACCAGCACGCCAGGTTTGTGCTGGAAAATGGTAACATTAGGTTAGTTGATGTGTATGGAGGTAATTGCAAAGAACGTATGGAAAATTATTTTAGATTCTTTCCCTTGATAAGGTATTTAAGGTTTGATAT
Protein-coding sequences here:
- a CDS encoding TerC family protein, coding for MIPFAGWVGFIIFVIAMLMLDLFVFNRKAHEIKLREALLWSLMWIVLALLFNVGVYFWFGRQQALEFLTGYVLEKSLSIDNLFVFLIIFSYFKIPGKYQHGVLFWGILGALIMRAIFIAGGITLLKYFHWIIYIFGIFLVITGIKMAIEKDKEIHPENSPVLRLFNRVIRVTPGFEEGKFFVRREQVLFATPLFVVLVLIETTDVIFATDSIPAVLAITQKPFIVYTSNVFAILGLRALYFALSGIMQLFHHLHYGLSAILVFVGIKMLVADIFKIPVGVSLSVIVAILAISIAASLRWPKQGKLFN